In one window of Microplitis demolitor isolate Queensland-Clemson2020A chromosome 4, iyMicDemo2.1a, whole genome shotgun sequence DNA:
- the LOC103577427 gene encoding regulator of MON1-CCZ1 complex, which yields MMSASESTEGDEGSDNYYLELSINPVRFESLTCVNNVFFDDSKHQVFAVRSGGITTVTGPNDVFTFKMEDKGQVISIKFSADMNILAIQRTYTSVEFVNYNPGTGLDTIEYSQACKSKNATIQGFVWTHGNEILLITDHGVELFSVNPAKKNVKALKSLSLGVNWYVYCPRSNMILLSSGTIGNQMQALHITPGNLHKITKFEMEAIPAKPGKLAVSDRDVVLAVLYGTPSIVVLRHQYEANKSISAYVCVYTVHKMLTIKKSHILKLDLRGRFAINVVDNLIIVHHQASKTSMIFDIMLGGVSDGTVMHHTSVAIPKPIKPYNLKVQGATLSEQVIQPCPLYSENWVVFQPNIIIDIKLGCLWYIELHLEALIKLISDKVQLIEFFIQRKDAKIILLQVLQNYVNDLPMTLIDMPAIFDKINSVYRGHLENEIQSQMGTPLQNVSKNTEVFDNLSYKLLLDQSDMYTHILSKFSADLIEPKMVIWVLLEYIRSLVEHGIPVQHFIYELVITTLVQRKAYYQLHQLLQYHVVADSKPLACLLLSLENLYPAAHQLALDMLKRLGSAHEEIIEVLLSKGHILPALRYVRSVGMADQVSARKFLEAAKALNDPTIFHSVYKFFEQRNLRLHNTTAFTRGEHCQSYVQHFEFLFRGIENMNVSLNSSISAVSLQD from the exons ATGATGTCGGCGAGTGAGTCTACTGAAGGGGATGAGGGaagtgataattattatttggagTTATCAATAAATCCAGTGAGATTTGAATCACTTACTTGtgttaataatgttttttttgacgACTCTAAACATCAg GTATTTGCTGTAAGATCCGGAGGAATAACAACAGTAACTGGACCAAACGACGTATTTACATTCAAAATGGAAGACAAAGGCCAAGTGATATCAATCAAATTTTCAGCTGATATGAATATTTTAGCGATACAAAGAACATACACGTCCGTTGagtttgtaaattataacCCAGGCACTGGTCTAGACACCATCGAGTATTCCCAAGcctgtaaaagtaaaaatgcaACCATCCAAGGGTTCGTTTGGACCCACGGTAATGAAATTTTGCTAATAACCGATCATGGTGTTGAATTGTTTTCT GTAAATCCcgcgaaaaaaaatgtcaaagcGTTGAAGTCACTAAGTTTAGGGGTAAATTGGTACGTTTATTGTCCTAGAAGCaatatgattttattgtcATCTGGGACAATTGGCAATCAAATGCAGGCGTTGCATATCACACCTggaaatttacataaaataactaaatttgaaa tGGAAGCGATTCCAGCAAAACCTGGAAAGTTGGCAGTTTCTGACAGAGACGTAGTACTGGCAGTACTCTATGGTACTCCGAGTATTGTCGTTCTTCGGCATCAATATGAAGCTAATAAATCTATAAGTGCTTATGTTTGTGTTTATACCGTTCATAA aatgttaacaattaaaaagagtcatatattaaaattagattTACGAGGAAGATTTGCTATTAATGTTGTTGATAATCTTATTATTGTTCATCATCAAGCATCAAAg acatCAATGATATTTGATATAATGTTAGGTGGTGTAAGTGATGGTACAGTAATGCACCATACAAGTGTAGCAATACCTAAACCTATAAAACCATACAACCTCAAAGTTCAAGGTGCTACGTTGTCTGAACAAGTTATTCAACCTTGTCCACTTT ATTCGGAAAATTGGGTCGTCTTTCAGCCAAacattattattgacataaaACTAGGATGCTTGTG GTACATTGAATTACATTTAGAAGCTCTGATTAAACTTATTAGTGACAAAGTGCagctgattgaattttttattcaacgaaaagatgcaaaaataattttattacaggtATTGCAAAATTATGTTAACGATTTACCGATGACCCTCATTGATATGCCGgctatttttgataaaataaattcggttTATCGTGGTCATttagaaaatgaaattcaaagcCAG ATGGGTACACCGTTACAAAATGTATCAAAAAATACTGAAGTCTTTGATAATCtgtcttataaattattattagatcaAAGCGAtatgtatacacatatattatcaaaattttcagctgATTTGATCGAACCGAAAATGGTTATTTGGGTATTACTTGAATATATAAG atCATTAGTAGAACATGGAATACCGGTACAACACTTTATATACGAGTTAGTAATAACAACTTTAGTTCAACGTAAAGCTTACTATCAGTTGCATCAGTTACTCCAGTACCACGTCGTAGCTGACTCAAAACCATTGGCTTGTTTGCTTTTATCCTTGGAAAATTTGTATCCAGCGGCACATCAACTAGCGCTGGATATGCTGAAACGTTTAGGAAGCGCCCACGAGGAAATAATTGAAGTTTTGTTATCCAAAGGCCATATATTACCCGCCTTAAG GTACGTACGATCAGTCGGAATGGCTGATCAGGTGTCAGCCCGAAAGTTTCTGGAAGCCGCCAAAGCGCTCAACGACCCAACTATTTTCCATTccgtttataaattttttgaacaacgCAACCTAAGGCTGCACAACACAACTGCCTTTACTCGCGGGGAACATTGTCAGTCTTACGTCCAACATTTTGAATTTCTATTCCGTGGAATAGAGAACATGAACGTCAGTTTGAATTCAAGTATTTCTGCTGTTTCCCTACAGGATTAA